One region of Phoenix dactylifera cultivar Barhee BC4 unplaced genomic scaffold, palm_55x_up_171113_PBpolish2nd_filt_p 000876F, whole genome shotgun sequence genomic DNA includes:
- the LOC103720201 gene encoding BTB/POZ and TAZ domain-containing protein 1-like encodes MMNSANANSFRRRHEAGNEFVPPADVQIVTSGGRSIPAHSAILASASPVLEKMLYRCRISWNSQRIIRILGVPCDAVLALVQFFYSSREGEEAMEKYGMHLLVLSHAYQVKRLKRWCEEGVAARLRAEVVVDVLKLAKLCDAPWLYQRCMRLVAKDFAAVTQSEGWRFIQKHDPLLELEILQFLQDADQRKKRWMREKRDQEMYQLLSEAVECLQHICSDGCTVVGPHDGKPPSRSKGPCKFHTCGGLQFLICHFATCSRKLSPGGCTHCKRMWQLLQLHSSICDQSNSCKVPLCK; translated from the exons ATGATGAATTCAGCCAATGCTAATAGCTTCCGGCGACGGCATGAGGCCGGCAACGAGTTCGTGCCGCCGGCCGACGTCCAAATTGTCACCTCCGGCGGCCGGAGCATCCCGGCCCATTCCGCCATTCTG GCTTCGGCTTCGCCGGTGCTGGAAAAGATGCTGTACCGATGCCGGATAAGCTGGAATTCGCAAAGAATAATCCGCATCTTGGGTGTCCCCTGCGATGCGGTGCTCGCCTTGGTCCAGTTCTTCTACTCCTCCAG ggagggggaggaggcgaTGGAGAAATATGGCATGCATCTGCTGGTGCTGTCTCATGCGTACCAGGTGAAACGGCTGAAGAGATGGTGCGAGGAGGGGGTGGCGGCGAGGCTGCGAGCGGAGGTGGTGGTGGATGTGCTGAAACTGGCCAAGCTTTGCGACGCGCCGTGGTTGTACCAGCGGTGCATGAGGCTGGTGGCCAAGGATTTTGCCGCGGTGACGCAGTCGGAGGGATGGCGCTTCATCCAGAAGCATGATCCATTGCTCGAGCTGGAGATCCTGCAGTTCCTCCAAGATGCAGACCAG aggaagaagagatggatgagagaaaagagagatcaAGAAATGTACCAACTACTGAGTGAGGCAGTGGAGTGCCTCCAACACATCTGCAGTGATGGTTGCACAGTTGTGGGGCCCCATGATGGCAAGCCTCCAAGTAGGAGCAAGGGCCCTTGCAAATTTCACACGTGTGGAGGGCTACAGTTCCTCATTTGCCACTTTGCCACGTGCAGCAGGAAACTGTCCCCTGGAGGTTGCACCCACTGTAAGCGCATGTGGCAGCTCCTTCAGCTCCACTCCTCCATCTGTGACCAATCCAACTCTTGCAAGGTTCCCCTATGCAAGTGA